GGCTGGGTGTGGTCGCCACCGTTCCTGCCCCGTGGGCGCGGGCGAACCGGATGACCTCGGCCGCCACGTCACCGCGCAGGACATGCGCCGGCAGCTCCTGCACACACTCGTGGATGAAGGTCTGCCGCTTGGCACTGACCGCCCAGTGACGCAACAGGTCGTCGTCCCAGACGAATACGGCCGGACGGTCCGGGTAGGCCGTGAGCGCTTCGTGGGTCGGTGACAGCCGGTCGCCGTGGACCCACACCACCGCGTCAGGAGCGGTCGTCGGCGTCGGGGGCGGTTCCCACGGCACCGCCTTCAAGCGGGCGGGGTTCACGCGGCCCGTTTCGCCCGGCGCGGGGGCCTTGCCGCGGAAGAGCCGGTCCGAGAGTGCCGCGTACGTGTCCTCGAAGGGGCAGCCGCCCTGCGCCAGCGGGCACGCGGCGCAGTAGCGCTCGCCGGCGTACTTCTGGAGGGTCCCGCGGTTCCAGATGTACGGGAACGCCCGCCACGTGCTCGCCACCCACTGCCAGTTCAGGTTGTTGTTCGCCGGATCACCGTCCAGCAGGTGCGTGATGAACCATGACGCTCCGCCCTGCCACCAGATGCGCCGGTGGTGCACCACGTACGCGGCGAGCCACATGCGGACGTGGTTGTGCAGGTATCCGGTCTCGCGCAGTTCGCGGGACCACGCGTCAACGCAGGCCAGGCCCGTACGTCCCTGCGCGATGTCCTCCGGGAAGTCGTGCGTGTAGGCGCTGGCCGGCCATCCGGTCTTGTACGGCTGGAAGTCCTGCCACACGAGGTCGCCCACCTCCGCGTACACGCGGGTGAAGTAGTCGTGCCAGCTCAACTCGTTCACGTACTTCCATGCGCGGCTGGGCGCGCTGGCCGGCACCCTCGAGAGAGCGGCGTCACGCACCTCGGCCAGCGTCAGGACGCCGTGACGCAGGTACGGCGACACGCGGCTGACATGTCCGTCCAGAGACGAGCGGTCTCGGCCGTACTGCACCGGATCGAGCCGCGCCAGGGCCTCCAGCGCCGCCGTGCGGCCTCCACGGGCAAAACCGTGATGGTGGGGGTCGCGGGCGAAGACCTCGGGAAACAGTTGGGCAGGAGGCACGTCCCGCAGATCCGGGGGCAGGCTGGGCATGCGTGGAGTGTGTCATCCGTGGTCCAGCGGCACGGTAGCGTGGCGTGCAGGTCGCCCGGACCTCCGCCAGTCAAGCCTAGCAACACGTCCACGCCGCACACGGCACAGTTGATGAGGCTGCCCCGTGTGCGGTGGTGGCAGGGCACGTGTCCGTCATGGGTCAGCCGGGCGTGGCCTTAGGACCGGGGCCGGGCCTGCCGACGCCACGTCGATGACGGTTCGTGACCATAGGGGGCGCCACCACCGGGTCCGCCCTAAGACACGGGCAAGTCGCCATTCACACGAGGCCAAGACGATTTCATCCCGGTCGGTCCGGCCACCTTCGTACACTGGGTCATGCTGGAGTCCGAGGCCCCCGAGATCACCATCGAGCAGGCCAGGGTGCTCCTCGCCCAGCAGCGCTTTCTGATCCACTTCAGGGACACCCTGCGCGCCCTCACCGACCCGGTCGCCATCCACGGTGAAGCCTGCCGGCTCCTGGGAGAGTACCTCAGCGTCGACCGCGCGACCTACGCCGAGGTGGATGAGAAGGCCGGCATCGCCCGAGTCGCCTCCGACTGGACGCGGGACGGCGTCCCCACACTTGCCAGCGCGTACCGGTTGACCACCGTCAGCTGGTTCGTCGAGATCATGCGGCGCGGTGACTGCGCCGTCGTCTCCAACACCCAGACCTCTGCGCTGATCCCTGCTGGTGATCGCTCCGCGCTGGAGGCCCTCGGGATCACCGCATGCATGGGGGCGCCTCTCGTCGCGCACGGCCAGCTGGTGGGCGCGCTGTGTGTGGCGGCCAGCTCGCCCCGGGTCTGGACAGAGGGTGACGTGGCCCTGCTGCGCGAGGTTGGTGAGCGACTCGGGGAAGCCATACAGCGTGCTCACGCTGAACAGGCCCTGCGGGTTTCGGAGGAGAAGTACCGCACGCTGTTCAATGCCACGGACGAGGGCGTCTGCACCATCGAAGTGCTGTTCGACGACGCCGGGCAGCCGGTGGACTACCGCTTTCTCGACATGAACCCAGCCTTCGTCCGGCAGACCGGCCTGGAAGGGGCCATCGGCCGCACGATGCGATCGCTCGCCCCCGAGCACGAGGCGTTCTGGTTCGAGGTGTACGGGCACATCGCCACGACGGGTGAGGCGAGGCGCTTCGAACACATCGCGGCGGCACTGGGGCGGTTTTACGACGTGTTCGCCTTCCGGGTCGGCCACCCGGACGAGCGCCGTGTCGCGGTGATCTTCAATGACGTGAGCCAGCGGAAGCGGGCCGAGGACGCCCTGATCCAGTCCGAGGCGCGTCTGCGGGCGCTGATCGAACACCTGCCCCGCAGCGCCGTTTTCGTGGTGGATCATGACCTGAGGTACCTCCTGGCCCAGGGCGAGGCCCTGACCCTGGCGGGCTACGCGCCACAGGACCTCGTGGGCCGCACCGTCGCGCAGGCCATGCCGCCCGGAGTCATTGCCGAATACGAGGAGCATTACCGCCGGGCGCTCGTGGGCGAGGCCTTCGAATATGAGCACGCGTCGCACGGCCGCGTCTTCATCACCAGGGGAACGCCACTGCGCGGAGCGGCGGGAGCCATCGACGGCGTCCTTGTCGTGTCCTACGACATCACCGAGCGCAAACAGGCCGAGGCGATGATCCAGAATCTGAACCGGACCCTGGAGGAACGGACCGAACAGAGAACCCGCGAACTCCTGGACGAACGCGCCGCCCTTCAGGTCGCCAACGAGGAACTGGAAGCCTTCAACTACAGCGTGTCGCACGACCTGATGACCCCGGTGCGCCACGTGGAGGGCTTTGCCAGCATGGCCGCGCGGCATCTGGACGATCCAGTCAAGGCCCGACGATCCCTAGAGGTCGTGAGTCAGGCCGCCAAACGCATGGAGACGCTGATCAACGCCATGCTGATCCTGTCACGCACCGGGCGCCGGGAGCTGACCATGGGCGTGGTGGACCTGGGCGCCCTGGCCGGGCAGGCCCGGCTGGACGTGCTGCCCCGGGTCGATGGTCGCGCCGTCGAGTGGCACTTCGGTTCCCTGCCACTGGTGCAGGGGGACCGGGTGACCCTGCAGCAGGTGATGACCAACCTGCTGGACAACGCCGTGAAATTCAGCAGGGACCGCGCGCCGGCCGTGATCGAGGTGTGGGCCGAGGACGGCGGGCAGGAGTGGACGGTCCACGTGCGAGACAACGGCGCGGGCTTCGATGCCCGCTTCGCCGAGAAACTGTTCGGCATCTTCCAACGCCTGCACCATCAGGACGAGTTCGAGGGGACGGGCGTGGGCCTGTCCCTGGTGCGGCGCATCATTGCGCGGCATGGGGGCACGGTCCGCATCACGGGAGCCATCGATCAGGGCGCGACCTTCAGCTTCACCCTGCCCAAGCCGCCCGCCGCACCCCTGCGTTCCTGAGGCTCTCAGACGGGGCAACCTGACATCGCTGCGCACCAAGCACCAGGGCCAGCCACAGTGCTGAGCCTTGGAAAGAGTTATGCACCACCCGGCCGCCGTTCCTCGCACCCACTGCCCTGGCGGACCTGCGCGCGCCGATGTCATGAACGTCGTCAGTGTTCCCGTGCCCATGTCGGGCGTGAGCGGGCTCCCGAAATCCCTCTGGCAACGGCGCGAACTGCTCCTGGTTTTACTGAGGACGACCGCGGATCTCCACCCTTCAGGAGCGCTGGCCTAGCCGCCTATTTTCGGCGCGGAGTCCCATCCCAGCGAGCCGTTTCCCAGTTGAATGACGTGGCCCTGATCCAAGCCGCACACGTCATCGCAGACCACTCCACCTCGCCATCACCTCGGCAACAGGAAGGCGATGGTGGCGCCCTGCCCTGGTCGGCCGTCCGCCCACACCCGGCCCCGTCCGGAATACCGGTGAGGGGTTCGAGCCAGCGTCCGCGGAGCTGCTGTTCGAGCCAGAACAGCGTACGTTGCCGGGCGGGCTGATGGAGCGGGGGATGGGCCTGGCCATCGTGAGACGGCTGGTGGAGCGGCATGGGGGCCGGGTGTGGGCGGTCAGTCAACCTGGCGAGGGCGCCACCTTCGCCTTCACCCTGCCGGGCTGAGGCAGCACCGGTACTCCATCCCGGCCGATGAGGGAAGCAACGGCCTACTTCGGTCGGCTCTTGGGCGAGCACGTCGTCCCTATCGGCGTGCACGCTGACAAGCTCTGGAGTTGGGGTCCAGACTTTCGCTTCCTGTGCGCCACTCCATAGGGCAAGTTCAGATCGTAACCACAGCGCGCTGCAACACTCTGGGCGTGCCATCGGCCCGCATCACACCGCCGACGTCACGAACAGCAACGGGCGTTCACGCTACGGCGTGGACCGCTGGGGCAGACAGTCCACTGAGGACCCGCCACACCTCTCAAGGCGAACGCAGGCCGGCGATGAGGAGCCTGACCAGGATGCGTCCGTTGTAGTGGCTGTCGGTGCCGATGCAAAGGTTGCCCACTCCGCGCATCAGCGTGTAGGCGTCCACGTCCTGTTTGATCTCCCCCGCAGCGACAGCGGCGTCCAGCAGCGCGGCACAGACCGGTACGAGACGGTCGAGGAAGTAGGTGTGGAGGGCGCTGAAGCTGGCGTTGTCCGCCTGAAGCGCTGCCGCCAGGCCGTGTTTGGTAGTGAGGAAGTCAGCGAACAACTGCATCCACTGGTCGAGCGCCGCGTGGGGACTGGCCGAGGTGCTCAGCAGGTCCGGGCCGGCCTGGGCGCATCCGTCGACCTGATGCCGGTACACGGCGATGATGAGGTCGGCGCGGGTCGGGAAGTGGCGGTAGATCGTGCCCGTACCGACGCCGGCCCGGGCGGCGATGTCGCGCACCGGCACCTCGACGCCGGACTGCACGAAGAGCGCCGCGGCAGCGTCGAGGACGGTCTGCTCGTTGCGCCTGGCGTCCGCCCGCTTGGGCGGCGAAGCGTGTTTCGGTGGGCTGTCCGACTCCGTCACGGTCTGCCTCCTCTGGGCGAGATTGACAAACGGAACATTGTTCCGCATACTTCTGGAACCGCGTTCCGCTTTCCATCATAGGGCAGTGGACGCCGTGTGGCCACAGGACGGCTGCGGTCACTACACCCACTGGAGGAACACCATGCAGTACCGAACCCTTGGCCGCACCGGAGTTCAGGTCAGCACCCTCGCGCTCGGCGCGATGAACTTTGGACAGATCGGCCGCACCACCCAGGCCGACGCCACCGCCATCGTGGACGCCGCCCTGGACGCCGGCATCAACGTCATCGACACGGCCGACATGTACAGCCAGGGCCAGTCCGAGGAGATGGTCGGCCGGGCCATCGCGGGCCGGCGCGACGACCTCATCCTGGCCACCAAGGCCGTCATGCCGATGGGCGAGGAACGCAACCACCGCGGCGGCTCCCGCCGATGGCTCATCCGGGCCGTCGAGGACAGCCTGCGCCGACTGAAGGTCGACCACATCGACCTGTACCAGATCCACCGCTGGGACCCCACCACCAGCGATGAGGAGACGCTCGGGGCCCTCACGGACCTGCAACGGGCCGGAACCGTCCGGTACTTCGGCACCTCGACGTTCCCGGCGTACCGCATCGTCCAGGCACAGTGGGCCGCCAGGACGCACCACCTGGGCCGACACGTCACCGAACAGCCCAGCTACTCCATCCTGCAGCGCGGCGTAGAATCCCACGTCCTGCCCGTCACGCAGGAGTATGGCCTGGGGGTACTGGTGTGGAGTCCGCTGGCGTCCGGGTGGCTATCGGGCGCCGTGCGCGAAGGACAGGACATCACCACCAGCCGCGCCGCACTCATGCCACAGC
This is a stretch of genomic DNA from Deinococcus metalli. It encodes these proteins:
- a CDS encoding FAD-binding domain-containing protein; translated protein: MPSLPPDLRDVPPAQLFPEVFARDPHHHGFARGGRTAALEALARLDPVQYGRDRSSLDGHVSRVSPYLRHGVLTLAEVRDAALSRVPASAPSRAWKYVNELSWHDYFTRVYAEVGDLVWQDFQPYKTGWPASAYTHDFPEDIAQGRTGLACVDAWSRELRETGYLHNHVRMWLAAYVVHHRRIWWQGGASWFITHLLDGDPANNNLNWQWVASTWRAFPYIWNRGTLQKYAGERYCAACPLAQGGCPFEDTYAALSDRLFRGKAPAPGETGRVNPARLKAVPWEPPPTPTTAPDAVVWVHGDRLSPTHEALTAYPDRPAVFVWDDDLLRHWAVSAKRQTFIHECVQELPAHVLRGDVAAEVIRFARAHGAGTVATTPSPSPRFRTIVAALQSEGLTVQVWPEPAFAASLSPLDLRVHANYWQQVSASAFGRPPALPKKRAARQT
- a CDS encoding ATP-binding protein is translated as MVGRPPTPGPVRNTGEGFEPASAELLFEPEQRTLPGGLMERGMGLAIVRRLVERHGGRVWAVSQPGEGATFAFTLPG
- a CDS encoding ATP-binding protein codes for the protein MLESEAPEITIEQARVLLAQQRFLIHFRDTLRALTDPVAIHGEACRLLGEYLSVDRATYAEVDEKAGIARVASDWTRDGVPTLASAYRLTTVSWFVEIMRRGDCAVVSNTQTSALIPAGDRSALEALGITACMGAPLVAHGQLVGALCVAASSPRVWTEGDVALLREVGERLGEAIQRAHAEQALRVSEEKYRTLFNATDEGVCTIEVLFDDAGQPVDYRFLDMNPAFVRQTGLEGAIGRTMRSLAPEHEAFWFEVYGHIATTGEARRFEHIAAALGRFYDVFAFRVGHPDERRVAVIFNDVSQRKRAEDALIQSEARLRALIEHLPRSAVFVVDHDLRYLLAQGEALTLAGYAPQDLVGRTVAQAMPPGVIAEYEEHYRRALVGEAFEYEHASHGRVFITRGTPLRGAAGAIDGVLVVSYDITERKQAEAMIQNLNRTLEERTEQRTRELLDERAALQVANEELEAFNYSVSHDLMTPVRHVEGFASMAARHLDDPVKARRSLEVVSQAAKRMETLINAMLILSRTGRRELTMGVVDLGALAGQARLDVLPRVDGRAVEWHFGSLPLVQGDRVTLQQVMTNLLDNAVKFSRDRAPAVIEVWAEDGGQEWTVHVRDNGAGFDARFAEKLFGIFQRLHHQDEFEGTGVGLSLVRRIIARHGGTVRITGAIDQGATFSFTLPKPPAAPLRS
- a CDS encoding aldo/keto reductase, which gives rise to MQYRTLGRTGVQVSTLALGAMNFGQIGRTTQADATAIVDAALDAGINVIDTADMYSQGQSEEMVGRAIAGRRDDLILATKAVMPMGEERNHRGGSRRWLIRAVEDSLRRLKVDHIDLYQIHRWDPTTSDEETLGALTDLQRAGTVRYFGTSTFPAYRIVQAQWAARTHHLGRHVTEQPSYSILQRGVESHVLPVTQEYGLGVLVWSPLASGWLSGAVREGQDITTSRAALMPQRFDLSRPSNRARMNAVEQLAQLADEAGLTMIQLALGFVTTHPAVTSAIIGPRTVEHLHSQLAGADTVLTADVLDAIDRIVPPGTDLAPEEKYDTPPALLDASLRRR
- a CDS encoding TetR/AcrR family transcriptional regulator, whose product is MTESDSPPKHASPPKRADARRNEQTVLDAAAALFVQSGVEVPVRDIAARAGVGTGTIYRHFPTRADLIIAVYRHQVDGCAQAGPDLLSTSASPHAALDQWMQLFADFLTTKHGLAAALQADNASFSALHTYFLDRLVPVCAALLDAAVAAGEIKQDVDAYTLMRGVGNLCIGTDSHYNGRILVRLLIAGLRSP